A genomic window from Enterobacteriaceae bacterium Kacie_13 includes:
- a CDS encoding addiction module antidote protein, HigA family, producing MDTRTAEPATVGEMLLEEFMLPKGLSLDELAADVGITLQRFESILSNEGVLSDEEARLLGDYLGTGGDFWRSLRDSHLRWRERMANAN from the coding sequence ATGGATACGAGAACCGCAGAGCCGGCCACCGTCGGTGAAATGTTATTGGAAGAGTTCATGCTTCCTAAAGGGCTAAGTCTTGATGAACTGGCTGCTGACGTAGGCATCACGCTTCAACGTTTTGAGAGCATTTTGAGTAATGAGGGAGTGTTGAGCGACGAAGAGGCTAGGCTGCTGGGTGACTACCTCGGAACGGGCGGTGATTTCTGGCGGAGCTTACGTGATTCACACCTGCGCTGGCGGGAGCGTATGGCGAATGCTAATTAG